The following proteins come from a genomic window of Thermotoga sp.:
- a CDS encoding glycosyltransferase, with amino-acid sequence MEQLQKIMKLLSQRKVAEAKQIAEKLRGSLEKENVFGMIHYYEGKLDEAIEHFKKALEFDPINSDVLFNYGKALFVKKDYKESWRYLLRIHSKDWAVYDLLGDTQLAQGNIPMALYYYRKASEISSVEEMKKKYLEIKRQYHKDINIAILCLPGLDSFIHDIADILGEVYNIKLVVSTNWDEIVQAYGWADIVWLEWANELAVEVTNKLEKKGKKIVCRLHRYEALSNTFLSRINWDKIDKLILVADHMKNEIKTYHPKVYEFIKDKIVVVLNGLNLDKFRYRPRNKGYNLAVVAHINYRKEPAIWLQVIGYLKQIDNRYNLSVAGDFQDLNYYSYFNYFIKEAGLERNVKLLGWVDNVEQFLEDKNYVLSTSIHESFGYNIAEAMAMG; translated from the coding sequence TTGGAACAGTTACAAAAAATCATGAAATTGCTTTCCCAGAGAAAAGTTGCAGAAGCAAAGCAGATTGCAGAAAAACTACGTGGTTCTCTTGAAAAAGAAAACGTCTTTGGGATGATACATTACTATGAAGGTAAGTTGGACGAAGCAATTGAACATTTTAAAAAAGCGCTTGAATTTGACCCGATAAACTCTGATGTGCTTTTCAACTACGGAAAAGCCCTGTTTGTCAAAAAAGATTACAAAGAATCGTGGCGTTATCTTTTGAGAATTCACAGTAAAGATTGGGCAGTATATGACTTGCTTGGTGACACGCAACTTGCTCAAGGTAATATTCCAATGGCGCTTTATTACTACAGAAAAGCATCAGAAATTTCATCTGTAGAAGAGATGAAGAAAAAATACCTTGAGATTAAAAGGCAATACCACAAAGATATAAATATTGCTATACTATGCCTTCCTGGATTAGACAGTTTTATCCATGACATAGCAGATATACTTGGAGAGGTTTACAACATCAAACTTGTGGTATCAACGAATTGGGATGAAATTGTTCAAGCATATGGATGGGCGGATATAGTATGGCTCGAATGGGCGAATGAACTAGCGGTTGAAGTGACTAACAAGTTGGAAAAGAAAGGAAAGAAAATAGTTTGTAGGTTGCATAGGTATGAAGCTTTATCAAACACATTTCTTTCGAGAATTAATTGGGACAAGATAGACAAGCTAATATTAGTGGCGGATCATATGAAAAATGAGATAAAGACTTATCATCCCAAAGTTTACGAATTCATCAAAGATAAAATTGTGGTGGTCCTCAATGGTCTGAACTTAGATAAATTTAGATATAGACCGAGGAACAAAGGATACAACTTGGCAGTTGTAGCACATATAAACTATAGGAAAGAGCCGGCTATTTGGCTCCAAGTCATAGGATATTTGAAACAAATCGATAACAGGTATAATCTCTCTGTAGCTGGTGATTTCCAAGACTTGAACTATTATTCATACTTCAATTACTTCATTAAAGAAGCAGGATTAGAAAGGAATGTTAAGCTCCTAGGATGGGTTGACAATGTCGAGCAATTTCTAGAAGACAAAAATTACGTACTCTCGACGAGTATACATGAAAGCTTTGGATACAATATAGCTGAAGCAATGGCTATGGG
- a CDS encoding ATP-binding cassette domain-containing protein: MRRVVEVTNVKKSFGKLRVPDGVDFHMEEGDFKIIAGENGSGKSTLLKIMIGLLLPDEGEVKFSALT; this comes from the coding sequence ATGAGAAGGGTTGTAGAAGTGACAAACGTCAAGAAATCCTTTGGAAAACTTCGGGTACCTGACGGTGTTGATTTCCACATGGAGGAAGGTGACTTCAAGATCATTGCCGGTGAAAACGGATCAGGAAAGAGCACCCTGCTGAAAATCATGATAGGGCTTTTGCTTCCCGATGAAGGGGAAGTAAAGTTCTCGGCATTGACGTGA
- a CDS encoding ATP-binding cassette domain-containing protein gives MYWKLTAWENLDVFGGIHGVPKKVRRKRMEELLERFGLLEYRDKPVEEFSTGMRKKLMVCKALIYEPQILFLDEILNGLDPSSIREMVDYLSELNRKGLTVLMVSHVLHALPEDAGVALLKDGRIQMEVRYGDINNKKGEIYEVFENLIKGRDADEEDALSGHEGNENKA, from the coding sequence CTGTACTGGAAGCTCACTGCCTGGGAAAACCTCGATGTATTTGGAGGAATACACGGTGTTCCAAAGAAGGTCAGAAGAAAAAGGATGGAGGAACTCCTCGAAAGGTTCGGTTTGCTCGAATACAGAGACAAACCTGTTGAGGAATTCTCAACGGGAATGAGAAAAAAGTTGATGGTCTGCAAGGCACTGATCTATGAGCCGCAAATTCTGTTTCTCGACGAGATACTCAATGGTCTGGATCCGTCTTCAATACGCGAAATGGTGGATTACCTGAGTGAACTGAACAGAAAGGGGCTGACCGTTCTCATGGTGAGTCACGTACTCCACGCACTCCCTGAAGATGCAGGGGTTGCCCTTCTCAAAGATGGACGGATTCAGATGGAAGTGAGATACGGAGACATAAATAACAAAAAAGGTGAAATATACGAGGTGTTTGAGAATCTCATCAAGGGACGGGATGCAGATGAGGAAGATGCTTTATCTGGTCATGAAGGAAATGAAAATAAGGCTTAA
- a CDS encoding DUF3298 and DUF4163 domain-containing protein: MKSFLFPLLLSCLFFSVSIASDIPEIEVVKIVKDDYGEDTMMGKSSIEIPRFKNLGNIWFEMLLNYEVEKSAKEFVEYIELWAREARKQIEEMKDKDEELYKANLMLKYIADVSHEIRYVSPRYLSFILYYYRYTGGAHGMTYCETFNIDLVNYRKLRYEDVFKPEAEKVIKKEILRYMFEHPDPFFIPTDREFSDEFFEELYRKYKEEGKSYREEQIEKVQKDETLSEKDKKMLIMVLSMCSSAIDTVLKDDLSERPFLITKEGLVVKYMPYEVGPYVSGLPEVLIPWERLKDVMKIETPE, from the coding sequence ATGAAAAGTTTCCTTTTTCCCCTCCTGCTTTCCTGTCTTTTCTTCTCAGTATCAATTGCCTCTGACATCCCAGAGATCGAAGTTGTGAAAATAGTGAAAGATGACTACGGTGAAGATACGATGATGGGAAAGTCCAGCATCGAGATTCCGAGGTTTAAAAATCTGGGAAACATCTGGTTCGAAATGCTTCTGAATTACGAAGTGGAGAAGTCTGCCAAGGAGTTCGTCGAGTATATAGAACTCTGGGCAAGAGAGGCAAGAAAACAAATAGAAGAGATGAAAGATAAAGATGAAGAGCTGTACAAAGCGAACTTGATGCTCAAATATATCGCAGACGTTTCTCATGAGATCAGGTACGTTTCCCCCAGATATCTCAGTTTCATTCTCTACTACTACCGCTACACAGGTGGAGCACATGGAATGACTTACTGTGAGACTTTTAACATCGATCTCGTGAATTACAGAAAGCTCAGATACGAAGACGTCTTCAAGCCGGAGGCAGAGAAGGTCATCAAAAAAGAGATACTGAGATACATGTTCGAGCATCCAGATCCATTCTTCATTCCCACAGACAGGGAGTTTTCCGATGAGTTCTTTGAAGAGCTCTACAGGAAGTACAAAGAAGAAGGAAAGTCCTACAGAGAAGAACAGATAGAGAAAGTGCAGAAAGATGAAACACTCTCTGAAAAAGACAAAAAGATGTTGATAATGGTACTTTCCATGTGTTCAAGTGCCATAGACACTGTGCTGAAGGACGATCTTTCGGAAAGGCCCTTTCTCATCACAAAGGAAGGACTTGTTGTCAAATACATGCCATACGAAGTTGGACCTTATGTGAGCGGATTGCCAGAAGTTCTCATTCCCTGGGAAAGGTTGAAGGATGTTATGAAAATAGAAACGCCCGAGTGA
- a CDS encoding MMPL family transporter, with the protein MKGYIFTIVYIALVVVSFVMVFSLGKIETSPEVFLPGYNGDPEKTTNENVKNLFKVNRDFGGSSSIVIVVESPESFFKDARTLYDLHRELEKKNYVSSVMSPVNLPRFSGFRLESYFENGVISKDILEDPSSESFITKDGKCALLNVIFKKDVNAREKIPEIKTVVSRYFEKNYLFGEPVLDCSLFEELVKQTFVYPVFMFLVIFLLFYYQLRSFRAALFSLIVPVLSTFFVFAVFFAVGKSLNTMTVMTISFLLIIGSAYGLHFYNALFRFEDRKEAIRHIFKPILFSMLTTAAGFMSFIFIDIRAFRELGILVSAGLAVVVLVIFTSGVELFRSYSPKKSPRSLGMRYVGRKAATVVLIVFLIVAGLSPFLLTRIPVGSDMVSYFNKNSELRKAYDFIVNKFNMREPLYLVLEKKTFFVGTDSKMIKELIEEIEQSEYVSSVIFPADIPVPIMYALSRTNPFLKTFVGGRNKIRLIINLTPEGYEHAKEVVKQIGDVVKRTGWQHYVAGSVLIWNDINESILRSQLQSIVLASIMIFGMVIAIFRRPLTTLSVMVPIAFTTVFNFIFMVLFGISLDVSTSITSGILMGLVIDYSIHIASEERRLKDPYLVIKNVGPSVFTNALGLIAGFAVLLFSELALFKNISLLMILGIGVGTTFTLIVQPFILQGKKTGTSGGVTKILVKGERSRDETR; encoded by the coding sequence ATGAAAGGTTACATCTTCACTATCGTATACATAGCGCTCGTTGTCGTTTCTTTCGTGATGGTCTTCTCGCTGGGAAAGATAGAGACCAGTCCTGAGGTCTTCCTTCCTGGCTACAACGGAGATCCTGAAAAGACTACGAACGAGAACGTGAAAAATCTGTTCAAAGTGAATCGAGACTTTGGTGGAAGTTCTTCCATCGTGATCGTGGTCGAAAGTCCTGAAAGTTTCTTCAAAGATGCACGGACACTCTATGATCTTCACAGAGAACTCGAGAAGAAAAACTACGTCTCCAGTGTGATGAGTCCTGTGAACCTCCCAAGATTTTCTGGTTTCAGACTGGAGAGTTACTTCGAAAACGGTGTTATCTCGAAAGACATTTTAGAAGATCCCAGTTCAGAGAGCTTCATAACAAAGGATGGAAAGTGCGCCCTTTTGAACGTGATATTCAAGAAGGATGTGAACGCAAGGGAAAAGATCCCGGAGATAAAAACAGTTGTATCCAGGTACTTTGAGAAAAATTACCTCTTCGGAGAGCCAGTTTTGGACTGTTCCCTTTTTGAAGAGCTTGTGAAGCAGACCTTCGTTTATCCTGTATTCATGTTCCTTGTTATCTTTCTTCTTTTCTATTACCAGCTCAGGTCCTTCAGAGCGGCGTTGTTTTCCTTGATCGTTCCCGTACTGTCCACCTTTTTCGTTTTCGCTGTGTTCTTTGCCGTGGGGAAATCCCTTAACACAATGACCGTGATGACCATCTCTTTCCTCCTCATCATTGGTTCTGCGTACGGGTTACACTTTTACAATGCCCTCTTCAGATTCGAAGATAGAAAAGAAGCGATCAGGCACATCTTCAAGCCTATTCTCTTTTCGATGCTCACTACCGCAGCGGGTTTCATGTCCTTCATATTCATAGATATAAGAGCCTTCAGAGAACTTGGAATACTGGTCTCAGCAGGTCTTGCTGTTGTAGTCCTTGTGATCTTCACTTCGGGCGTGGAACTCTTCAGAAGCTATTCTCCGAAAAAATCCCCCAGAAGCCTTGGAATGAGGTACGTGGGGAGAAAAGCGGCAACAGTGGTACTCATCGTCTTTCTGATCGTGGCCGGGCTGTCACCGTTTCTGTTGACAAGGATTCCAGTGGGGTCAGACATGGTATCTTACTTCAACAAGAACTCAGAATTGAGAAAGGCCTATGATTTTATAGTGAACAAATTCAATATGAGAGAGCCTCTCTATCTAGTATTGGAGAAGAAAACCTTCTTCGTTGGAACGGATTCAAAGATGATAAAAGAACTGATTGAGGAGATAGAACAGAGTGAGTATGTATCCAGTGTTATCTTCCCTGCTGACATTCCTGTTCCAATAATGTACGCCCTCTCCAGAACCAATCCCTTTTTGAAAACCTTCGTTGGGGGCAGAAACAAGATAAGACTCATCATCAATCTCACCCCAGAAGGATACGAGCACGCAAAGGAGGTTGTAAAGCAGATCGGCGATGTCGTCAAGAGAACAGGCTGGCAACACTACGTTGCAGGGTCTGTGTTGATCTGGAACGACATAAACGAGAGTATCCTCAGATCGCAGCTACAGAGCATTGTTCTTGCCTCCATTATGATCTTCGGCATGGTGATTGCCATCTTTCGAAGGCCTCTCACCACGCTCAGTGTGATGGTACCTATAGCCTTCACAACGGTGTTCAACTTTATTTTCATGGTATTGTTTGGTATCAGTCTTGACGTTTCCACCTCGATCACGTCCGGTATACTCATGGGACTCGTGATAGACTACTCGATCCACATTGCATCTGAAGAGCGAAGACTGAAGGATCCCTACCTGGTCATCAAAAATGTGGGGCCATCTGTTTTCACGAATGCACTCGGTCTGATCGCTGGATTTGCTGTTTTGCTCTTTTCCGAACTTGCTCTCTTCAAGAACATCTCACTTCTCATGATTTTGGGTATCGGAGTGGGAACCACGTTCACTCTGATCGTTCAACCGTTCATTCTTCAAGGAAAGAAAACAGGTACCTCTGGCGGTGTTACAAAAATTCTCGTGAAGGGGGAGAGATCTCGAGATGAAACAAGATAA
- a CDS encoding MarR family transcriptional regulator: MDSLEILRTLFSLVMKFSRFLPPSEEISNMKTTELYAFLYIALFGPKKMKEIADFLSTTRSNVTNVVDSLEERGLVLREMDPDDRRTFRVILTERGRRTFKEILYNFDRLVRSVLEKFSEEDLRVVSEGFERMVEALSREGSSE, encoded by the coding sequence GTGGATTCTTTGGAAATCCTGCGAACACTCTTTTCTCTGGTGATGAAGTTCTCGAGGTTTCTACCACCAAGCGAAGAGATCTCCAACATGAAAACGACAGAGCTCTACGCCTTTCTATACATAGCGCTCTTTGGTCCGAAGAAGATGAAGGAGATAGCAGATTTTCTTTCCACAACGAGGAGCAACGTTACAAATGTGGTGGATTCCTTAGAAGAAAGAGGTCTCGTGTTAAGAGAAATGGATCCAGACGACAGAAGAACCTTCAGAGTGATATTAACGGAGAGAGGAAGGAGAACGTTCAAAGAGATCCTCTACAACTTCGACAGACTTGTGAGATCGGTTCTCGAGAAGTTTTCCGAGGAAGATCTCCGTGTTGTGAGCGAAGGGTTCGAGAGAATGGTTGAAGCTCTGTCGAGGGAGGGATCGAGCGAATGA
- a CDS encoding MATE family efflux transporter → MRYSLLKNYLSSEEVPKIRKELIKLALPAMGENVLQMLFGMADTAFLGHYSWKAMSGVGLANQIFWVVQVVLIAASMGATVTIANALGADNSRALKSLAWNGIFLAIFTGVVLTSFSMFSDGLVNFFPNLEGEIENAAREYLKIILSGSMGFSIMAVFSAMLRGLGDTRTPMIVTGVTNLLNIFLDYAMIFGKFGLPMWGVRGAAIATILSRFVGSAILTFVIFRKEEFQLKKGYVLPSWSVQKEILRVGFPTAIENFVFSTGVLIFANILLMAGAEAYAGHRIGINVESLSFMPAFGISIAITTLVGKYNGMGNKKHLLGIVRQGWILSLIFQVTMGIIIFLFPEFLIRIFTNDPQIIEIAKLPVKVIGLFQLFLATESSMNGALRGTGNTMPTMIITFASIWAVRLPVAYMMVKYFNLGLLGAWIGMISDIIFRSTLKLIFFLSGKWEKRALITRNKVKELS, encoded by the coding sequence ATGAGATACTCACTTTTGAAGAATTATCTTTCGAGTGAAGAAGTACCAAAAATCAGAAAAGAGTTGATAAAACTCGCCCTTCCGGCAATGGGCGAGAACGTTCTTCAAATGCTCTTTGGTATGGCGGACACTGCCTTCCTGGGTCATTATTCATGGAAAGCGATGAGTGGTGTTGGACTTGCAAATCAGATCTTCTGGGTAGTTCAAGTTGTCCTTATAGCTGCCAGTATGGGGGCTACCGTCACAATAGCAAACGCCCTCGGAGCTGACAACAGTCGGGCATTAAAATCTCTGGCTTGGAACGGTATCTTCCTTGCCATCTTCACGGGAGTTGTTCTCACCTCATTCTCGATGTTCTCCGATGGCTTGGTAAACTTCTTCCCGAATCTGGAAGGCGAGATAGAAAACGCTGCAAGAGAGTATTTAAAGATTATTCTTTCCGGTTCTATGGGTTTTTCCATCATGGCTGTGTTCTCCGCGATGCTGAGAGGATTGGGTGATACGAGAACTCCCATGATCGTCACAGGGGTCACAAACCTTTTGAACATCTTTCTGGACTATGCCATGATCTTTGGAAAATTCGGTCTTCCTATGTGGGGCGTTCGAGGAGCAGCGATCGCGACGATTCTGTCAAGATTTGTGGGAAGTGCCATTCTCACCTTCGTGATTTTCAGAAAAGAAGAATTCCAGCTCAAAAAGGGTTATGTTCTTCCCAGCTGGAGCGTCCAAAAAGAAATTCTCCGCGTTGGTTTCCCAACCGCCATTGAGAATTTCGTTTTTTCCACAGGAGTGTTGATATTTGCCAACATCCTACTCATGGCAGGAGCAGAAGCGTATGCAGGACACAGAATAGGAATAAACGTGGAATCTCTGTCCTTTATGCCCGCGTTTGGAATTTCAATCGCTATTACAACTCTTGTGGGGAAGTACAATGGAATGGGTAATAAAAAGCATCTCCTTGGCATTGTAAGGCAAGGATGGATTTTGAGTTTAATCTTTCAAGTGACAATGGGGATTATCATATTCCTTTTTCCAGAATTTTTGATAAGAATATTCACAAACGATCCTCAGATAATAGAAATCGCCAAGCTTCCTGTGAAGGTGATAGGATTGTTTCAGCTCTTTTTGGCAACAGAATCCAGTATGAACGGAGCATTGAGAGGAACAGGTAACACTATGCCGACGATGATAATCACCTTCGCTTCCATATGGGCGGTGAGACTTCCTGTTGCCTACATGATGGTAAAGTACTTCAATCTTGGTCTTCTTGGAGCATGGATTGGTATGATATCAGACATCATCTTCAGGAGCACCCTGAAACTGATCTTCTTCCTTTCAGGAAAATGGGAAAAAAGAGCCCTCATCACGAGAAACAAAGTAAAGGAACTCAGCTGA